A stretch of DNA from Drosophila virilis strain 15010-1051.87 chromosome 5, Dvir_AGI_RSII-ME, whole genome shotgun sequence:
GGGcggcgacggcagcagcagcaacagcaacagcagcagcagagccagTGACAGTGACAGAGGCGACGCCGAAGACAGCTCAAAAAGTCACTTGCTCTTTCTTGCTGGGATGCCGGTTGATTAGCTGCCTTTAATGTTCGGCAACGGAGGCGCGTATTGTGCTCGAGTACATATGTGCCAGTTTGAGATACATTTTAAGTggcagcatatatatatatataaacatatagtTATTTGATGTATCTATAGATGCAGCGGAGCGTTCCATACACCCACTCCAAGCATGTCCATTTGCATGGGCCATGCATCGGTAGTTCTGAATTCTGAATCCCATTCTGATGCTGCCTCTGATCTATTACATTCTCCGCTTGAGAGAacgtgctgctgttgcatactttgagATAAAATGTCATTGTGCCACACACTATATATGTGTCCGCCACATCATTGTGATCGGATCAGACACATTTACACATTCAcacattcatattttttgtctCGCAGAATGGCCCCAAAAGCGAGCGAGCTGGTTGCCGACTGTCACAGTTAAAACCCTGGGACTGGACCCTCCCCTATATATCATTATGAATCGAATGCAAAGATTTTAataggagaaaaaaaaaaaaactattaccGGAAGTGCATTTAAAAACATGTATTCAAATACGTatcatatctatataaatgttGCATAATCTACTTTGCCTGATACAAACAGCTTTCCTTATGTTGGGAATTATTTCTCGTACTCTTTCTTTGATGCCATACATTCCCCAAAAAAGGAAAGGCTTAATTATGAATTACTATCTAACACatccaaaatatattgaaattttaagataattatttattttcgattgTAATAAAGAAATTTAGAGAATTTAGCTTGAGATAATTCATTCTCCTAAGGAATTCCTTTGCAAACGACTCCAGAAATAAAACTTGAACAGtttgttattttgtatatttttattattttcatttagaaataattataaatctCAAAGTATTACTTATACACTTTTAGtacaaacttaatttaaactgatcataattattattttatgccCACGCAGAAAGTTTACAGCTTTTCAAGACTTCCCAGAAAAGCTTATGTTATATACTGCGGAGATGTTTAGTTCGACATGTTGGGTCGATATAACTATGTATCCATAGATacgaattttgaattttatataatGGTTCGAGTCGAATAGTAGATATTTCTCgacttttaaaattaaagaatCGCTTATATAATTTCCATCTATTATCGATATTCAAATTTGTAAAGTCTGTTAAATCCGTTgatgtaatatatatagagtatatgtATTATTCTCCACTCGATTCGATGGTGACCTTTGACAACTTGACGTAGCTCAATTCGAACTCCCGCAAAACATGTGAAAGGCGATCGCTTTCAATTAAAAGACAATTTCAtcgaattaattaaattaaatgtggACACGAAGGGGGCTCCAACAGCTGCGCAAACAAACTGCAAACCAATTAAAGAGACGCCCGAAAGACTAAGCCCGCTTCGAGGCGAAcagcacacatatatatatatatatgtataaccaTATGGAGGTCCCACTTGGAGTCGGTAATGCACTCATCATCGGGGTACAGTTGGGCaattacaaatacatttttggacaCATCGTGTGTTGTTGGCGATCATTGAGTATGGTACGTATTTATTTGTAAACCTGACTACAATAACTGATTTCATTTAAAGTTAATACAGCGCTGAATGCTTACAACCGATGTATTTAATATTAGTTGTTGATGAACGTGTGCATGCTTGGTTGTAGGTAcacttatatgtatgtatattgtgggaaataacaaatacaattgtaaatttataaaaacattgaCTATTGGATTATATAGCAACTAATACAGTTAAAAACTTATCgcttataaaaaatacaaaggACACGCGATCCTATGACTATAcgtaattataataatataaaatagctGGTAAATGAGTTTAGTTTGTATAATTTTTGCTAATTGTTGTTCAtcaattatatgtatatatatatatatatatataaaccagtggcaattattataaattaacatAGATCCGAGGAACAGAGACAGAAGTATCAGAGAAAACTCCCTTGGGACGGGACATTGGAATGCAAACGCATTTGTCTTCTGTGCGAAAGTCTTGGTTATTTCGTCCGAATGGGGATTTCTTATGACACCCctgaatgaaaaataaatatggtcTCTATATCAGTACATAGCGATATATTCGTAAACATACAATACAATTTGTAAACTATGCCTATAGGTGATGGAGCCAGGTTGGAGCGTTTACAAACTTTCCTCCTTTGTCGTCATAATAATCGATTACGTTTAATTACTCGTAACACCACACTAACCTAAGTAAAGAACATTGTTAATTGAACGCTGCAGCTAGATGAGGCCGCGCTTCTTTTTGTAATCTTCCAGGTTCAGTGAACGCTTGGACACCGTCTCGGTTGGTTTATTCGCTGGCTTTGGCAGCGCATTGGCGCTGTTCACTGCAATTGGAGGCGTGTTAATATCAAACTATTGGAACAAAGGTATCTGTTGGACTCTTACCTGGCAGCGGTACGTCTAGGTCTATGTCAAAGTCGTGCAGTGAGTACAAGCTGTAGTCCTTGCCATCGGCTGGCTTCGCGTTGGAAGTGCTTGTTTCATTGGGCTTCTTTTTGcctggcggtggcggtggcaaCGGGACTGCCAGCGACTCATCCTCATCCTTTTTGGTGCCCTTGAAGCCCATGCGAGGCTGTGTAATGCGGCGCGTAAATGGATCTGATATCTTCATGCCTTTGTTGGCTCGCGCCTCCTCCATGATGGCCTTCTCAGCGTCCTGCACGTTGCGCTTACGATTGCGGTCATTTATGTAGGAAATCAAATTGAGACTGTGGGAACGTCGCTTGTCTAGCTCGGAGGCACGACTCTCTAGCTGATCGATTTGCTGGCCCAGATCGTTGGCAATATCGTAGTCGCCACGAAGCATAGCCGCATCACGCTCCTTCATGAGGCAGGTCTTTTTCATGGCATAGTTGGTGGGGCGATTGCGGAAGCGATTCTTCTCCTCAACAATCTTGTCTACGTCCTCGTCCTTAAACTCGTAATTCAGGGCCTTCTTAATATCGTTCGCCTTGATctcaatcaaatcaattgtTGGCATGGGcacgtgctgctgctgacagATCTCAACCCATTTGTTAAACTCGGTTTCAGTGAACTCCTGATTAGATATAAACTCCAGCCGAAAAACGCGCTCCTGTGTGCCGTGCTTGAGACGCAATCCCCGATTGGTGCGTGTCGTGCCAAGTGTGTATATTTTGCCGGTCTCCACAACGCCCACGATCTCGGCCACCCGATACACGGGCTTCTGGCCATTGTTGCCAATGCTGATGCGCACAAAGCAGTTGACTACGGTGCTCTCAAATATGGGCAGATTGACGAAGCGCTCCATTTTGAAGCGGGATAGCCGCAGCTTGTTTAGATCCTCGCGGGTGGTTATAAACACGGGGCTCTTTGTGGCCTTCTCGTCGTCCTCGGATTCGCTAGACGCCTTGCTGCTGTTCGAACGTGAACGTTTGCCTGCCGGCTTCTCTTCGTCATCCCAATCGCTGCTGCCCGAATCGTCTGAGTAGATCTCCGAGGCTTTCAGCTTTACCGCCGATTTACAGCCAGAGACGCTCTCCAGTTCCTCTTTGTCATCATCTCTGTCGCGTTCTGCTTGTCGCTTGGCTTCCTCCTCCTCTGCAATGAAAATAGTTGTATTATATATGGATTTTGTGGATGATTTTGTACTTACCTCGCTTGGCTTTGCCTTCACGCTTGGCTTTGAGCATGGCCATGGCGTTACTGCGCTTGTCATCGGTTTTATTTGCCTCGACGTTCTTCTTTCGCTCCTTGGAGCGCTCCTTGTGATCAAAGTAATCGGCCACGTTGCCCGAACTCTGCTCTTCAGCGTTTTTCtcggcgctgctgctggttgtaCTGGAGCCAGTGCCAGACGTCGATGGACCCTCGCGTATCGATGGTATGGGCGAGGGGCTCTTGGCCGAAGCGCGCGCCTCTGGCGCACCGCTCTTGCTGGTATCTATGTCAGCTGTGGTTGCTGCCGGCACGGGTGGTGCCAAGTCCTTTGATTTTTTGCTGCGTTTGTCCTTTTTGGACTTCTTTTTGGCACGCTCTCCCTTTGTCTTTGACTTCTCGTTCTTTTCGCCACGACGGGCGAGTTTGAGCTTCCGCTCAATCTCCCATCGGGTGCGCATAATGTCGCGCTGTTCAATCCGCTTGAAGATCTCTGTTTCGCGCTCCTTTTCGGACAGTCCATTCAACCGTTTGCGGTCCTCTTCGTCGCCCATCAAATCGTCATCGTAGCCATCATCAAACTCTGAATCGGAACTAGACGATGACGAGCTAGATGAATCCGATCCAGAGGGAGAGCCAGACGTCGATGATGATTTAGACTTGGATTTCTCATTGTCTGAATCGCTGTCGGACACCTCGCCCTCCTCCTGTTCACTTTGAATGTCTGGCTTCTTGTGTTCGGGCTCAGCGCGCTTCTCCACGGGCGCTGCGACCTCATCCTGACTGTCGTCATCCCAATTCTCCTCGGAAGAGCTCGAATCTCTGTTTGTCTTCTTTGGACGCTTCTTTTTTGAGGCTGGCGCACTTGATTTATTGTTTGCCCAGTCCGAATCTGAATCGGACTTTGAGTTCGGGGCTTTGGTGGCATTGCTTggcttctttctctttctggCCAGCGACAACAAATCCTGCGtgccaaataaatatagatttttacAATAAAATGCTGCGCATTGATTTGTTACATCGCGGAAATTTCACAAAGGCGTCCTTCCACATTTCTTATGCATAACTCACCGATTCCAAGTTGGTGTCCGCGTCGCTATCACTATCGCTCGAATTTGAGTCGATTAGAGACTGCGTACGACGTTTTCCCATTGtaatttaagtaaaatttGTGCCAAACAACGAGTTAACCTGCAAACAgtgtgaaaataaataactaacatacatatatacagcgACAAGGCCTTAACATTTTGCTCAACTGTTATTAACAGCAAGCATTCATTTCGTCGCATATAAACTGCGGTTGATAATgtaaagttaaatataaatacgcATTTTCGTATAAAATATTGTTCTAAATAGATTTATagtaattatataatataatttgcgttttgtttaatgcaaaaacataaaaaacgtTTAATCTAAATTTAACAGCTGGCAACTTACTCCGAATCGTTGTCTCTAACATTAGATAGAAATGCCTTAACAGAGCCCCAACATTGCGCGGGTGCCTATCGATTATTAATTGCAATAATATGTTTCCAAAAATATATGCAGCGAATTTGATTTATAGTTGATAGTTTAAAAATTATTGGGTAAATTGAAATTCTGAGAAGTGaaaaatgtatgtttatgGAAATATTAAAGAAACATCCCATGTAAAACCACCGATACGACATCGTTTTACAACACTTGCCGCCCGATAATCACATTGTTTGATTTTTAGTATCGTTAATCGATATGTTTGGCTGTGGCAAGTTGGTAGCTATGAAACATTGGCGCATTTTCAAATGTGTATATCTAATTATTTCACAAGGAAATTCAAATGCATCTGTATCTTATTGTATCCGTTGTACATCTGCAGTTTAAGGCTTGGTAAAAGATCAGCTAAGGCGTTTCCCTCGTGGTTGGCGGGCACGAGAATAACCACCACAGTATGTCACTGCTTGTCGTAAAAGGCGACTAAAAGAGACAACTTCCTGGAGCCTTAAATCTCCTTGACAATAGCTTATACTTATTATAAGGAGTACAGTTCGACTAACTACTTACCATGTAACCTAAGCTATCTTGCCTATGTAAACA
This window harbors:
- the Rtf1 gene encoding RNA polymerase-associated protein Rtf1, which codes for MGKRRTQSLIDSNSSDSDSDADTNLESDLLSLARKRKKPSNATKAPNSKSDSDSDWANNKSSAPASKKKRPKKTNRDSSSSEENWDDDSQDEVAAPVEKRAEPEHKKPDIQSEQEEGEVSDSDSDNEKSKSKSSSTSGSPSGSDSSSSSSSSSDSEFDDGYDDDLMGDEEDRKRLNGLSEKERETEIFKRIEQRDIMRTRWEIERKLKLARRGEKNEKSKTKGERAKKKSKKDKRSKKSKDLAPPVPAATTADIDTSKSGAPEARASAKSPSPIPSIREGPSTSGTGSSTTSSSAEKNAEEQSSGNVADYFDHKERSKERKKNVEANKTDDKRSNAMAMLKAKREGKAKREEEEAKRQAERDRDDDKEELESVSGCKSAVKLKASEIYSDDSGSSDWDDEEKPAGKRSRSNSSKASSESEDDEKATKSPVFITTREDLNKLRLSRFKMERFVNLPIFESTVVNCFVRISIGNNGQKPVYRVAEIVGVVETGKIYTLGTTRTNRGLRLKHGTQERVFRLEFISNQEFTETEFNKWVEICQQQHVPMPTIDLIEIKANDIKKALNYEFKDEDVDKIVEEKNRFRNRPTNYAMKKTCLMKERDAAMLRGDYDIANDLGQQIDQLESRASELDKRRSHSLNLISYINDRNRKRNVQDAEKAIMEEARANKGMKISDPFTRRITQPRMGFKGTKKDEDESLAVPLPPPPPGKKKPNETSTSNAKPADGKDYSLYSLHDFDIDLDVPLPVNSANALPKPANKPTETVSKRSLNLEDYKKKRGLI